One window of the Chitinophaga niabensis genome contains the following:
- a CDS encoding trypsin-like peptidase domain-containing protein, giving the protein MNKKFTFAAIALVAAGVAGGYAISATTNKPYNSILQDDPKPLVQTSYTGSSANAAQPVDFERAAGTAVPSVVHIRTVVKFKQASIQQRGQRGDNPFGMDDDIFQRFFGDEGGSRQFRRPDQKASGSGVIISEDGYIVTNNHVVDGATEVTVTLNDRKNYSAKVIGTDPNTDLALVKIDAKGLPVMPLGNSDETKLGQWVLAIGYPLNLDVTVTQGIISAKSRNIGINRQGSAPVEAFLQTDAAVNPGSSGGALVNTNGELVGINAAIASPTGSYAGYAYSIPSNLMKKVIGDIMKYGSVQRGYLGISMAPENLENAQKKELGIPDNLNGVFVVDTDPSGAAAAAGVKKGDAITKVNDVAVTSGAQLSEQIARQKPGDKVSLTLLRAGKENVVNVTLKGKMGAMASQMAAAVESLGAELKPLSPEQARKLGIAGGLQVTDISDGVLDAQTNMKEGFVITKVGGIPVKNLDELKAALAKQNGNFQIEGTYPGSGNVYYYGINDFNR; this is encoded by the coding sequence ATGAATAAGAAATTCACATTTGCCGCCATAGCATTAGTTGCGGCAGGGGTTGCAGGAGGGTACGCTATCAGCGCTACCACCAACAAGCCCTACAACAGTATCTTACAGGATGATCCCAAGCCCCTTGTTCAAACTTCTTATACCGGTTCTTCCGCAAATGCAGCACAACCGGTAGATTTTGAAAGAGCAGCAGGTACGGCGGTTCCTTCTGTGGTACATATCAGAACCGTTGTTAAGTTCAAACAGGCCAGCATACAACAACGTGGCCAGCGGGGAGATAATCCCTTTGGTATGGATGATGATATTTTTCAACGGTTCTTTGGCGATGAAGGCGGTTCCCGCCAATTCCGCCGTCCGGACCAGAAAGCTTCCGGTTCAGGTGTGATCATTAGTGAAGATGGATACATTGTTACCAATAACCACGTGGTGGATGGTGCAACAGAAGTGACCGTAACACTGAATGACCGTAAGAACTACTCCGCAAAAGTAATAGGTACAGACCCTAATACAGACCTGGCATTGGTGAAGATCGATGCAAAAGGTTTGCCTGTAATGCCTTTGGGTAATTCAGACGAAACTAAATTAGGGCAATGGGTACTGGCCATTGGTTATCCGCTGAACCTGGATGTAACCGTTACACAAGGTATTATCAGTGCCAAATCCCGCAACATTGGTATTAACAGGCAAGGCTCTGCCCCGGTAGAAGCTTTCCTGCAAACAGATGCTGCAGTGAACCCTGGTAGCAGTGGTGGCGCATTGGTGAACACAAATGGTGAACTGGTAGGTATTAACGCAGCGATTGCTTCTCCTACAGGTTCCTATGCAGGGTATGCTTACTCCATTCCTTCTAACCTCATGAAAAAGGTGATAGGGGATATTATGAAGTATGGCTCCGTACAACGCGGATACCTTGGCATCAGCATGGCGCCTGAGAACCTGGAAAATGCACAGAAGAAAGAATTAGGTATCCCAGATAACCTGAATGGGGTGTTTGTAGTGGATACAGATCCGAGTGGTGCAGCAGCAGCTGCCGGTGTGAAAAAAGGAGATGCGATCACGAAAGTGAATGATGTGGCAGTTACTTCAGGCGCACAACTGTCTGAACAGATCGCCCGTCAGAAACCGGGAGATAAAGTGAGTCTTACCTTGTTAAGAGCTGGAAAGGAAAATGTGGTGAATGTTACACTGAAAGGAAAAATGGGCGCTATGGCCAGTCAGATGGCTGCTGCGGTTGAATCCCTTGGTGCTGAACTTAAACCCCTTTCCCCGGAACAGGCCAGGAAACTGGGTATCGCCGGCGGATTACAGGTAACGGATATCAGCGATGGCGTATTAGATGCCCAAACGAATATGAAGGAAGGATTTGTGATCACCAAAGTGGGTGGAATTCCGGTAAAGAACCTGGATGAGCTGAAAGCAGCGCTCGCAAAACAAAATGGAAATTTTCAGATCGAAGGTACTTACCCCGGCAGTGGAAATGTTTATTACTACGGGATCAACGATTTTAACAGATAA
- a CDS encoding response regulator: MNSIPDLRVILIDDNDIDLLLHERLISIQQISRTILAFSNANKALEFLSSNITLPHIPPTVILLDIQMPEMDGFEFLRSFDSYPQKIKNQVYIIMVSSSLDFGDISRTNANPLVVRLLKKPLQPKELKEVIENIFKEQ; encoded by the coding sequence ATGAATTCGATTCCTGATCTTCGCGTCATACTGATAGATGATAACGACATCGATCTGCTACTGCATGAACGGCTGATATCCATACAGCAGATCAGCAGAACAATCCTCGCATTCAGTAATGCCAATAAAGCACTGGAGTTCCTTTCCAGCAATATCACTTTACCGCACATCCCCCCTACTGTTATTCTGCTGGATATTCAGATGCCGGAAATGGACGGGTTTGAATTCCTGCGGTCTTTTGACTCCTATCCTCAGAAGATCAAGAACCAGGTGTACATCATCATGGTTTCCTCTTCACTTGATTTTGGCGACATTTCCCGTACCAATGCCAATCCGCTGGTGGTAAGATTATTAAAGAAACCCCTGCAGCCAAAGGAATTGAAAGAAGTGATAGAGAACATCTTTAAAGAACAATAA
- a CDS encoding ThiF family adenylyltransferase — MIQDRVQKTRHEPLTYLPFFYRPTIGKEKEALLKLLQDNPQISVYDELEGQLKELIKSKHPSRPLTAEESAAAIKTHLGGIAPEDYGVWVYYPWAGKVVHLLDEQEFITMRTSRNLHKITIEERDILGSKRIGVIGLSVGQTIALTLTMERICGELRLADFDTVELSNLNRLRTGVFNLGLPKVIIAAREILELDPFMKVKCYTDGATEENLHGFFTEGGKLDVLVEECDGVDVKILSRIRAKALKVPVVMDTNDRGMLDIERYDLEEDYPLLHGLIPDIADLSVLRNLTNEEKIPILGPMAGMKDMSPRMKQSLGEIGKTITTWPQLASSVMLGGALVADTCRRILLGELQSSGRYYVDFDQLIQ; from the coding sequence ATGATTCAGGATCGCGTACAGAAGACAAGGCATGAGCCGTTGACCTATTTGCCATTTTTTTACCGGCCCACCATTGGGAAGGAGAAGGAGGCCCTGCTGAAATTGTTGCAGGATAACCCGCAGATAAGCGTCTATGATGAGTTAGAAGGTCAGTTAAAGGAATTGATCAAGAGTAAACATCCATCACGGCCATTAACGGCAGAAGAGTCAGCCGCCGCCATTAAAACACACCTGGGAGGTATTGCCCCGGAAGATTACGGTGTATGGGTATATTATCCATGGGCAGGAAAAGTTGTACACCTGCTGGACGAACAAGAGTTTATTACCATGCGCACCTCGCGCAACCTGCATAAAATAACTATTGAGGAGCGAGACATTCTGGGAAGCAAACGAATTGGGGTGATCGGTTTGTCTGTGGGGCAGACGATTGCCTTAACTTTGACGATGGAACGGATCTGCGGAGAGCTCAGGCTGGCAGATTTCGATACTGTTGAGCTTTCCAATCTGAACCGGCTCCGTACCGGAGTTTTTAACCTTGGCCTTCCCAAAGTGATCATAGCTGCCCGGGAAATCCTGGAGCTGGATCCTTTCATGAAAGTGAAGTGCTATACGGATGGTGCCACAGAAGAAAACCTGCATGGTTTCTTCACAGAAGGGGGCAAACTGGATGTATTGGTAGAAGAATGTGATGGCGTGGATGTGAAGATCCTCAGCAGGATCAGGGCCAAAGCACTGAAAGTTCCCGTAGTGATGGACACTAACGACAGGGGCATGCTGGATATTGAACGTTATGACCTGGAAGAGGATTACCCTCTCTTACATGGCCTGATACCAGACATCGCAGACCTGAGCGTATTACGCAACCTTACCAATGAAGAAAAGATACCCATTCTGGGGCCTATGGCTGGTATGAAAGATATGAGCCCCCGGATGAAACAATCGCTTGGAGAGATCGGTAAAACGATCACAACCTGGCCGCAACTGGCTTCCTCCGTGATGCTCGGCGGGGCACTTGTGGCAGATACCTGCAGAAGGATCCTGTTGGGTGAGCTGCAGTCATCAGGCAGGTATTATGTAGACTTTGATCAACTCATTCAATAA
- a CDS encoding ArnT family glycosyltransferase, translated as MKYLLIAIVAALLFIPFLGAVHLFDWDEINFAEAAREMIVTGNYSQVQIDFQPFWEKPPLFIWMQAISMNIFGINDFAARLPNAIVGIATLLTFFHIGKKQVDEKFGIWWAIVYAGSWLPHFYFKSGIIDPTFNYFIFVALYFASRISWSAKPTRMAIFSGIFLGLAVLTKGPAAFLIAVLALLVYWIVNKFRIQIKIVHLLLIMVFSLLTTALWFGYEIAAHGWWFVNEFVVYQWRLFSTPDAGHGGPFFYHWIVLLIGCFPASIFLLSYFQTSRTKSIYLQQSGESKDFRIWMWVLFWVVLLLFSIVKTKIVHYSSLCYFPLSYLAALQIYRLLEGRFSLKGWNISIIMVIGIILGLAIGLLPLVGIYKHELIPHIGDPFARANLEADVHFSFGEMGYGIGYMILVIVSCVLLFNKKVKQGLLCLFISTIFILEATVLNFVPKVEKFSQGAAIEYFESFIGKDVYVHPLSYHSYAHLYYTRKQPGGDTAYYKDNQKDNKWLLEGPIDKPAYFICRIQDSAPWRAHPNLEVTGEKNGFVFFKRK; from the coding sequence ATGAAGTATCTTTTGATCGCAATCGTTGCGGCCCTGTTATTCATTCCCTTCCTGGGTGCTGTGCATCTGTTCGACTGGGACGAGATCAATTTTGCAGAAGCTGCGAGAGAAATGATCGTTACCGGCAATTACTCCCAGGTGCAGATAGACTTTCAGCCATTCTGGGAAAAGCCTCCTTTATTTATCTGGATGCAGGCCATCAGCATGAACATCTTTGGCATCAATGATTTTGCAGCGCGCCTGCCCAATGCTATTGTTGGGATTGCCACGTTACTTACTTTCTTTCATATCGGTAAAAAACAGGTAGATGAAAAGTTCGGCATCTGGTGGGCAATCGTGTATGCCGGTTCCTGGTTACCGCATTTCTATTTTAAATCCGGGATCATAGATCCTACTTTCAACTACTTCATTTTCGTTGCATTATACTTTGCTTCCAGGATATCATGGTCTGCGAAACCTACGCGCATGGCTATTTTCAGTGGTATCTTCTTAGGGCTGGCAGTGCTCACCAAAGGGCCTGCTGCTTTCCTTATTGCTGTGCTGGCCTTGCTGGTTTACTGGATCGTGAACAAATTCCGCATCCAGATAAAGATCGTACACCTGTTGCTGATCATGGTGTTCTCTTTACTGACCACCGCTTTGTGGTTTGGTTATGAAATAGCCGCACACGGATGGTGGTTTGTGAATGAATTTGTTGTTTACCAGTGGCGGCTTTTCAGCACACCGGATGCAGGGCATGGCGGGCCATTCTTTTATCACTGGATCGTATTGCTGATAGGTTGTTTCCCGGCCAGCATCTTCCTGCTCAGTTATTTTCAAACCAGCCGTACAAAATCCATTTACCTGCAGCAATCAGGTGAATCCAAAGATTTCAGGATATGGATGTGGGTGTTATTCTGGGTAGTGTTATTGCTGTTCTCCATCGTTAAAACAAAGATCGTTCACTATTCTTCCCTCTGTTATTTCCCGCTGAGTTACCTCGCGGCTTTACAGATCTACCGGTTACTGGAAGGAAGGTTCAGCCTTAAAGGCTGGAATATCAGCATCATCATGGTGATAGGGATCATCCTGGGCCTGGCCATTGGCTTACTGCCACTGGTGGGTATTTACAAACATGAACTCATTCCTCATATCGGCGATCCTTTTGCGCGGGCCAACCTGGAAGCAGATGTGCATTTCAGCTTCGGGGAAATGGGTTACGGGATTGGCTATATGATACTGGTGATTGTGAGCTGCGTATTACTGTTTAACAAAAAAGTAAAACAGGGCCTGCTCTGCCTTTTCATCAGTACCATCTTTATACTGGAAGCAACAGTGTTGAACTTTGTACCCAAAGTGGAGAAATTCTCACAGGGTGCAGCCATTGAATATTTTGAATCGTTTATCGGGAAAGACGTGTATGTGCATCCTTTGAGCTATCACAGCTATGCGCATCTTTATTATACCAGGAAGCAGCCCGGCGGGGATACTGCATACTATAAGGATAATCAGAAAGACAATAAATGGTTGCTGGAAGGCCCCATTGATAAACCGGCTTACTTTATCTGCCGGATCCAGGATTCAGCTCCCTGGCGGGCACATCCCAACCTGGAGGTGACGGGTGAAAAGAATGGATTTGTATTCTTCAAAAGGAAATAA
- a CDS encoding sensor histidine kinase: protein MKNNRIRILYIDDEVHNLNAFRANFRRSYEIYTANSAAEGMQVLKGIEVHIIIADQKMPTTTGVEFFNEIKDILPDPIRILLTGYTDVEDIIDAINKGHIFSYIKKPWDEHELFKTINNAYEIYSARKQLKEKVAELEKTNDELNRFIYSTSHDLRAPLMSVQGIINLSRLDQSLTDPQGYMNMIEVCITRLDSFIQKIIEYYRNSRLDLEYEKIDFEALINDCIDTFKHQNTTISFKVKIDQHVPFKGDFFRISVILNNLISNAVKYQKPEEAYPQVNLNVVVEPHKATIRIEDNGIGILSEHLSNIFKMFFRSKNNNKPGSGIGLYIVKEALSKIGGTISVDSRYGEGTQFEISIPNRNEFDS from the coding sequence ATGAAAAATAACCGAATCAGGATACTGTACATCGATGATGAGGTACACAACTTAAATGCCTTCCGCGCCAACTTCCGGAGGAGTTATGAGATCTATACTGCCAACTCTGCTGCAGAAGGTATGCAGGTACTGAAAGGCATAGAAGTACACATCATCATAGCGGACCAGAAGATGCCTACCACTACGGGAGTAGAATTCTTCAACGAGATCAAAGACATCTTACCAGACCCCATCCGCATTCTGCTCACCGGTTACACCGATGTGGAAGACATTATTGATGCCATTAACAAAGGGCATATCTTCTCCTACATCAAGAAACCCTGGGATGAACATGAACTGTTCAAAACCATTAATAACGCTTACGAGATATACTCCGCCAGGAAACAGCTCAAGGAAAAAGTGGCAGAGCTGGAGAAAACAAATGATGAACTGAACCGTTTCATTTACTCCACCTCACATGATCTCAGGGCACCACTGATGAGTGTTCAGGGTATCATTAACCTCAGCCGGCTGGACCAAAGCCTTACAGATCCGCAGGGCTATATGAACATGATAGAGGTCTGCATTACCCGGCTGGACAGTTTCATACAAAAGATCATTGAATACTACCGTAATTCCCGGCTGGACCTGGAATACGAGAAAATAGATTTTGAAGCCCTCATTAACGACTGTATAGATACTTTCAAACACCAGAACACTACCATCAGTTTCAAGGTAAAGATCGATCAGCATGTGCCGTTCAAGGGGGATTTCTTCAGAATAAGTGTCATACTGAACAATCTTATCTCAAATGCCGTTAAATATCAGAAACCGGAAGAAGCATATCCTCAGGTGAACCTGAATGTAGTAGTAGAACCCCATAAGGCTACCATCCGGATAGAAGATAACGGGATAGGCATCCTGAGTGAGCATCTGAGCAATATCTTTAAAATGTTCTTCCGTTCAAAGAATAACAATAAACCCGGAAGTGGCATTGGTTTATACATTGTAAAGGAAGCTTTAAGCAAGATCGGTGGAACTATCAGTGTAGATTCCCGTTACGGAGAAGGCACACAATTTGAAATTTCTATTCCAAACAGAAATGAATTCGATTCCTGA
- a CDS encoding sensor histidine kinase has product MPIRFFVLVFLGLLWSQYSKAGEPVVFRDSSKLMQIGASLELYSDSSNKLTINDIIKQRFLPSGQEVPNLQISAFTNWAKFSIKNETDVNRLLLEVEYPTIDEITLYEALPGGGYKTVALGQLKPFKERPYNHQNYIFPLEIPKGETREFYFEVRAGEQAQLPVYLGVETTMNFKNTERNFIFGLYIGIILVMALYNLFIYISIRDTSYLYYVGYIICVGLTQASQQGYTFRFLWPNNTWFATHDTLLIPIFNGITAAIFIQSFLHTREKYKVGHTILTAVVVAYLLCLIPTFLDQHLIANMMTQMTAMSASLLAIFVGIKVSLKGFIPARYFLVAWGIFLTSVVVFVMRNFNVLPYNDFTYYALQVGSAAEVTLLSFALANKINIYRKEKEESQAMALLVSQENEQLVREQNIILEAKVQERTEELQTSNKELNKVLTNLKEAQTQLVESEKMASLGQLTAGIAHEINNPINFVTSNIKPLKLDFEDLKGLLKKYEELGPNGNIEEQLKEIDRYKQQIDIEYVHTEIDSLIKGIEDGANRTAEIVKGLRTFSRLDESDLKSVDIHEGINSTLVLLRNTMPKNVTVIQDFGELPKIECYAGKLNQVFLNIINNALNAIKMKPVQGDEKLTITTRLMENKQVSIGIRDTGIGMTDKVKERIFEPFFTTKDVGEGTGLGLSIVFSIIEKHQGKILVESTPGIGTEFIIYLPQNVPSTQSYMS; this is encoded by the coding sequence ATGCCTATACGCTTTTTCGTTTTAGTATTCCTTGGCCTGCTCTGGAGCCAATATTCCAAAGCAGGTGAACCCGTCGTATTCAGAGATAGCTCCAAACTCATGCAAATAGGAGCATCATTGGAACTCTATAGTGACAGTAGCAACAAGCTTACCATCAACGATATCATTAAACAGCGCTTCCTGCCATCCGGCCAGGAAGTTCCCAACCTCCAGATCTCCGCTTTCACCAACTGGGCAAAGTTTTCCATCAAAAACGAAACGGATGTGAACCGGCTTTTGCTGGAAGTGGAATACCCTACCATTGACGAGATCACTTTATACGAAGCGCTGCCGGGCGGCGGATATAAAACAGTAGCGCTGGGGCAGCTCAAACCATTTAAAGAACGGCCTTACAATCATCAGAACTACATATTCCCGCTGGAGATCCCAAAGGGTGAAACCCGCGAATTCTATTTTGAAGTGAGGGCCGGCGAACAGGCACAGCTGCCGGTTTACCTGGGTGTGGAAACCACCATGAACTTCAAGAACACGGAACGAAACTTCATATTCGGCCTTTACATCGGCATCATTCTCGTAATGGCGCTGTACAACCTTTTTATCTATATCTCCATCAGGGACACCAGTTACCTGTATTACGTGGGTTACATCATCTGCGTAGGACTAACACAGGCATCGCAGCAGGGCTATACTTTCCGTTTCCTCTGGCCCAACAACACCTGGTTTGCCACACACGATACCTTGCTGATACCCATTTTCAATGGTATCACGGCCGCCATATTCATTCAGTCTTTCTTACATACACGCGAGAAATACAAAGTAGGGCATACCATCCTTACCGCCGTGGTGGTGGCTTACCTGCTTTGCCTGATCCCCACTTTCCTGGATCAACATCTGATTGCCAACATGATGACCCAGATGACGGCCATGTCCGCTTCCTTGCTGGCCATTTTTGTAGGCATCAAAGTAAGCCTGAAAGGATTTATCCCTGCCCGTTACTTCCTGGTGGCATGGGGCATTTTCCTCACCAGTGTGGTAGTGTTTGTAATGCGGAACTTTAATGTGCTGCCTTATAACGACTTTACTTACTATGCCCTGCAGGTAGGTTCTGCAGCAGAAGTAACCCTGCTGTCTTTCGCACTGGCCAATAAGATCAATATCTACCGGAAAGAGAAAGAAGAATCGCAGGCCATGGCCCTGCTGGTATCCCAGGAAAATGAGCAACTCGTGCGCGAGCAGAACATTATACTGGAAGCCAAAGTGCAGGAAAGAACAGAAGAGCTGCAAACCAGTAATAAAGAGCTGAACAAAGTGCTTACCAACCTCAAAGAAGCGCAAACGCAACTGGTGGAATCTGAGAAAATGGCTTCGCTCGGTCAGCTTACCGCCGGTATTGCGCATGAGATCAATAACCCTATTAACTTCGTTACCTCCAATATCAAACCCCTGAAACTGGACTTCGAAGACCTCAAAGGCCTGCTGAAAAAGTACGAAGAGCTGGGGCCCAATGGGAATATAGAAGAGCAGTTAAAGGAAATAGACCGCTATAAACAGCAGATAGATATCGAATACGTACACACGGAGATAGATTCCCTGATCAAAGGAATTGAAGATGGTGCCAACCGTACGGCAGAGATCGTAAAAGGCCTCAGAACATTCAGCCGCCTGGATGAAAGCGATCTTAAATCCGTTGATATTCATGAAGGTATTAATTCCACGCTGGTGCTGCTCCGCAATACCATGCCCAAGAATGTGACCGTCATACAGGACTTTGGGGAATTACCCAAGATTGAATGTTATGCCGGTAAACTGAACCAGGTTTTCCTCAATATCATCAACAACGCATTGAATGCCATTAAGATGAAGCCGGTTCAGGGAGATGAAAAACTGACCATTACCACCCGCCTGATGGAAAACAAACAGGTGAGCATAGGGATCAGGGATACCGGCATCGGCATGACGGACAAGGTGAAAGAGCGGATCTTTGAGCCTTTCTTTACAACGAAAGACGTAGGCGAAGGAACCGGTTTAGGCCTGTCCATCGTATTTAGCATAATCGAGAAACATCAGGGTAAGATACTGGTAGAATCCACACCGGGTATAGGAACGGAATTTATTATATATTTACCTCAGAATGTGCCAAGTACTCAGAGTTATATGTCCTAA
- a CDS encoding LptF/LptG family permease: MKKLDKLIIKTFIGPFIATFFVTLFVLIMQFVWKYIDDLVGKGLDTPVIVELLAYTSAGLVPLAMPLAVLLSSIMTFGNLGESFELVAIKSSGISLLRFIRPLFILSCIIALGAFLFSNYIIPIANLRAKSLLYDITQSKPAFNIKQGVFYTDIPGYVIKVARKEPDNKTIHQVMIYDRTAGTRNERLILAEKGLMELSQDKRYLNFTLENGWRFEDKSDPRGTGNNELVRVGFKKYKMPFDLASFAFDRLPMDLFASNQQMLNIRQLDEGIDSLYRVDSTFGRTTSAYISTRYPFYKWKDTGWMALAPPLKAAAFYDIIPAKSRRYVLDRVESNIRDAESSLTTTAKDFSDNFKRILLFKVEWQRKFSLALACVVLFLIGAPLGSIIRKGGLGTPLVFAVIFFVIFNIFFMLGEKMARNDVMATWSGMWLANIVLLPIAIFLVVKAMNDSNLFNQEFYYRSYKRFKQYIQRKRNKHEISA, translated from the coding sequence GTGAAGAAACTCGATAAACTCATCATTAAAACCTTCATAGGGCCATTTATCGCCACATTTTTTGTGACGCTTTTTGTTCTCATCATGCAATTTGTATGGAAGTACATTGATGACCTGGTAGGTAAAGGACTGGATACACCGGTGATCGTAGAACTGCTGGCTTATACCAGCGCAGGGCTGGTTCCGCTGGCAATGCCGCTGGCTGTGTTACTGTCTTCCATCATGACCTTCGGAAACCTGGGGGAGAGTTTTGAACTGGTAGCCATCAAGTCCTCCGGCATTTCCCTGCTGCGTTTCATCAGGCCTTTGTTTATCCTTTCCTGTATCATCGCACTCGGTGCCTTCCTTTTTTCCAACTACATTATTCCTATTGCCAACCTTCGCGCAAAATCTCTTTTATACGATATCACACAATCCAAACCGGCCTTCAATATCAAACAGGGGGTGTTCTACACGGATATTCCCGGTTATGTGATCAAGGTAGCGCGTAAGGAGCCAGACAATAAAACCATTCACCAGGTAATGATCTATGACCGCACAGCCGGTACCAGGAATGAAAGACTGATCCTGGCGGAAAAAGGGCTCATGGAATTGTCGCAGGACAAACGTTACCTGAACTTTACACTGGAGAACGGCTGGCGCTTTGAGGACAAAAGTGATCCCCGCGGTACTGGCAACAATGAACTGGTGCGCGTAGGCTTCAAGAAATACAAAATGCCTTTCGACCTTGCTTCTTTTGCGTTCGACCGCTTACCGATGGACCTCTTTGCTTCCAACCAGCAAATGCTGAATATCCGCCAGCTGGATGAAGGGATCGATTCCTTATACCGCGTGGATTCAACATTCGGGCGTACTACAAGCGCCTATATTTCAACCCGTTACCCTTTCTACAAATGGAAAGACACGGGCTGGATGGCCCTGGCGCCTCCTTTAAAAGCAGCTGCTTTCTATGATATCATCCCTGCAAAATCCAGGCGTTATGTGCTGGACAGGGTGGAATCCAACATCCGTGATGCAGAAAGCAGCCTTACTACCACCGCAAAAGATTTCTCCGATAACTTCAAAAGAATACTTCTTTTTAAAGTGGAATGGCAGCGGAAATTCTCGCTGGCACTGGCTTGCGTGGTTTTATTCCTCATCGGGGCACCACTTGGTTCAATAATTCGTAAGGGTGGCTTAGGTACTCCGCTCGTTTTTGCCGTTATATTCTTTGTGATCTTCAATATATTCTTTATGTTGGGGGAGAAAATGGCCAGGAATGATGTGATGGCCACCTGGAGTGGGATGTGGCTGGCCAATATAGTGCTGCTGCCTATTGCTATTTTCCTTGTGGTAAAAGCCATGAACGATTCCAACCTGTTCAACCAGGAGTTTTATTACAGATCATACAAACGTTTTAAACAATATATCCAGAGAAAACGAAATAAACACGAAATAAGCGCATAG
- a CDS encoding superoxide dismutase: protein MHKREFLKVASLAGLAAMADPKGLFAAENKKALLTEKAPFTLPALSYATDALEPYIDKMTMEIHHDKHHAAYVKNLNDALKGSPLEGLELEQILAKVTAKEAAIRNNGGGHFNHSLFWTLLGAQKTTPSAKLSAAINASFGSFEAFQTKFNDAAKTQFGSGWAWLIVKKDGKLAVINTPNQDNPLMTQLVKETGKPILALDVWEHAYYLKYQNKRPDYVAAFWNVINWNEVEKRYDAAKK from the coding sequence ATGCATAAAAGAGAATTCCTCAAAGTGGCCAGTCTGGCCGGTTTAGCCGCAATGGCTGATCCAAAAGGATTGTTTGCCGCGGAGAATAAGAAAGCCCTGTTAACGGAAAAAGCACCCTTTACGCTGCCTGCACTTTCCTATGCAACTGATGCGCTGGAACCATATATCGACAAAATGACGATGGAGATCCACCACGATAAGCATCATGCCGCCTATGTGAAGAACCTGAACGATGCGCTTAAAGGTTCCCCGCTGGAAGGTTTGGAACTGGAGCAGATCCTCGCAAAAGTGACCGCTAAGGAAGCCGCTATCCGCAACAACGGAGGAGGGCACTTCAATCACAGCCTTTTCTGGACCCTGCTGGGTGCACAGAAAACCACTCCTTCTGCAAAGCTCTCGGCTGCTATCAATGCCAGCTTCGGCTCATTTGAAGCATTCCAGACAAAGTTCAACGATGCGGCTAAAACCCAATTCGGTTCAGGCTGGGCATGGCTGATCGTGAAGAAAGATGGTAAGCTGGCCGTGATCAACACCCCTAACCAGGATAATCCCCTGATGACGCAACTGGTGAAAGAAACCGGCAAACCCATCCTGGCACTGGATGTTTGGGAACATGCTTATTACCTGAAATACCAGAACAAACGCCCTGATTATGTGGCCGCCTTCTGGAATGTGATCAACTGGAACGAAGTAGAAAAGCGGTACGATGCCGCCAAAAAATAA
- a CDS encoding phosphatase PAP2 family protein, producing the protein MLKTLATLVAKNRYFFIPFLLWLIIGGALLTIFTKDQLFLAVNGTHNPVADILVTISTYVGNGLLFGLILAFFLFKRQWRNFFMGAAAFLLVTLIVQFLKRAFSEPRPISYFPDPSILHILPWISVHSGLSFPSGHTSTAFAMYCFITLMWSNKKMGWALFLLALSTAHSRLYLSQHFFADVYWGSIIGTLCCTLVYWLFEYRKSQTPGTTCIHNTVITPSA; encoded by the coding sequence ATGCTGAAAACACTGGCAACACTGGTGGCTAAGAACCGTTATTTTTTTATCCCATTCCTCCTATGGCTGATCATTGGCGGAGCCCTATTGACGATATTTACAAAGGACCAGCTGTTCCTTGCAGTGAATGGTACACATAATCCTGTTGCGGATATCCTGGTCACCATCAGTACTTATGTGGGTAATGGCCTGCTCTTCGGGCTGATCCTTGCTTTCTTCCTTTTTAAGCGCCAGTGGCGGAATTTCTTTATGGGTGCTGCTGCTTTTCTGCTGGTAACACTCATCGTGCAGTTCCTCAAACGCGCATTCAGTGAACCCAGGCCTATCTCCTATTTCCCGGATCCCTCCATTCTTCATATCCTGCCCTGGATCAGTGTGCATAGCGGACTGAGCTTTCCTTCGGGCCATACCTCTACGGCATTTGCCATGTACTGTTTCATTACATTGATGTGGAGCAATAAGAAAATGGGCTGGGCGTTGTTCCTGCTTGCACTGAGCACGGCACACTCCCGTTTGTATCTTAGCCAGCACTTCTTCGCAGATGTATATTGGGGCAGCATTATCGGCACTTTATGCTGTACGCTTGTTTACTGGTTGTTTGAATACAGAAAGAGTCAGACACCGGGAACTACGTGTATCCACAACACGGTAATCACACCTTCTGCGTGA